From the Bdellovibrio reynosensis genome, one window contains:
- a CDS encoding YbaN family protein yields MELNERSIPKKESFLNMQILNSTKKFIFFVFGWIFLALGVIGIFLPLLPTTPFLLLTAFCFSRSSDRWHQWLLRQPHLGQLIVDWERHGVIRTKAKLLSTGIMVPLVAYSLSKPHIPIYGKISAAVICLGVLIFIWSRPSSIKP; encoded by the coding sequence TTGGAATTAAACGAAAGATCGATACCTAAAAAAGAAAGTTTTTTAAACATGCAGATTTTAAATTCAACCAAAAAATTTATCTTTTTTGTTTTTGGTTGGATCTTTCTAGCCCTTGGAGTGATCGGCATTTTCCTACCACTTCTACCGACCACGCCGTTTTTGCTTTTGACAGCATTTTGCTTTTCACGCAGTTCAGATCGTTGGCACCAATGGTTGTTACGCCAGCCTCATCTAGGACAGCTTATTGTGGATTGGGAACGTCATGGGGTTATTCGTACTAAAGCGAAGCTACTTTCAACCGGAATCATGGTGCCGTTGGTAGCGTATTCTCTTTCAAAGCCGCACATCCCAATATATGGAAAAATTTCTGCTGCGGTAATTTGTCTGGGGGTTTTGATTTTCATTTGGTCGCGACCGAGTTCGATTAAGCCATGA
- a CDS encoding efflux RND transporter permease subunit encodes MNLIDLSIRRPVFAWVLMFALIVFGAICMNRMGISQLPDVDFPIVSVSVSYEGAAPEVVEAELIDPIEERLLAIEGIKEMRSSARQGSGSVTLEFDIDRNVDVVLQEVQTALGQLRMPPGVDPAIIRKQNPEEDPIIIFSIYGESSLKEMLNWTENYLLDQIRFLPGVGEVSIGGFSQRNLRVWLDTKKLSEMYLTVNDVVEALSMQHLESAAGQFTEGQRELRVRWLGEAVTVDQIANIQILRRGGQRIHDRQIFIRDVATVEDGLSDIRRLARVDGKQAVGIQIRKQRGTNEVTVADTVREKIASIKDRFPPGFEYRINVDYTRSTDATVHLTMEKLWVAALITILVCFLFLGSIPAAINILFSIPTSIVGTFLILYFSGFTLNLFTLLALTLSISIVVDDAIMLLENIVRHYRMGKGSAKAASDGSKEVLPAAIAATLAVVAVFLPVIFMEGIIGKFFFQFGVTMSAAVLISLLEAVTITPMRAAAFLGSEPKVSKLEHWLDQLFEKFAHSYRGVLHHTLNWKWVIVGSSMVFFVVSLFLITKVRQEFVPPQDQDIIIVQAQTPPGTSLQATSAKAGEVEEILRGNKNIKGFFVSVGGGGGGSSVNQVFMPVTLLPREERSQNHTEIMNDLRGQFKKIKGARITMRDVSARNLASGRQNPLAINLRGPDLNVLQAKSQELIDRLSKENLAVDLDTDFRMGIPELVLVPNRKAMSERGVSVQDVGEVLSAGVGGLRQGRYTADGRRYDIRFKIKEEYIQAPEDFKKLYVRNNFGNLIPLSQLVFIKEEKSIQGISRVNRQRAISVFGNLAPGESQARVLDRTAEIAKEILPVGYSFAFEGASAGFAESFKSLYTALLIGILVAFLILAIQFNSFVHPISVLVALPFSVTGALIALWMFDVSLNLFSFIGLIVLMGIAKKNSILLVEFTNQVRKHGEKDIEKALLEACPIRLRPILMTSVATIAAAAPLVFGSGIGAETRLPMGLSIIGGTVVSTLLTLFVVPALYLLLSRFESKKKPAEL; translated from the coding sequence ATGAATTTAATTGATCTTTCGATTCGTCGTCCGGTGTTTGCCTGGGTTCTAATGTTTGCCTTGATCGTCTTTGGTGCGATCTGCATGAATCGCATGGGCATCAGTCAACTTCCTGACGTCGACTTCCCTATCGTTAGCGTTTCGGTTTCTTATGAAGGTGCTGCGCCTGAAGTTGTTGAAGCTGAGTTGATCGACCCGATTGAGGAACGCTTGCTTGCGATCGAGGGCATTAAAGAAATGCGCTCCTCTGCCCGTCAAGGTTCTGGCAGCGTGACTTTGGAATTTGATATTGATCGCAACGTTGATGTTGTTTTGCAAGAGGTTCAAACCGCGTTGGGGCAATTGCGAATGCCACCGGGGGTGGACCCAGCGATTATCCGCAAACAAAATCCCGAAGAAGATCCGATCATCATTTTTTCTATTTATGGAGAATCTTCTTTAAAAGAAATGCTGAATTGGACTGAAAACTATCTGCTTGATCAAATTCGCTTCCTACCTGGCGTTGGTGAAGTAAGTATTGGCGGTTTCAGTCAGCGTAACTTGCGCGTGTGGCTTGATACTAAAAAGCTTTCTGAGATGTATTTGACCGTGAATGACGTCGTTGAAGCGTTAAGCATGCAGCATTTAGAAAGTGCTGCGGGTCAATTCACCGAAGGCCAGCGTGAATTGCGAGTTCGTTGGTTGGGTGAAGCTGTTACGGTGGATCAAATTGCCAATATTCAGATTCTACGTCGGGGTGGACAAAGAATCCATGACCGTCAGATTTTTATTCGCGATGTGGCGACAGTGGAAGATGGTTTGTCTGACATTCGTCGTCTAGCGCGCGTTGATGGTAAGCAGGCTGTAGGCATTCAAATCCGTAAGCAACGCGGAACCAATGAAGTGACGGTTGCAGATACAGTTCGAGAGAAAATTGCTTCTATCAAAGACCGCTTTCCTCCTGGGTTTGAGTATCGTATCAACGTAGACTATACCCGCTCGACCGATGCCACGGTTCATTTAACGATGGAAAAGCTATGGGTGGCCGCTTTAATCACGATTCTAGTGTGTTTCCTTTTCTTGGGAAGTATTCCAGCGGCGATTAATATTCTGTTTTCGATTCCAACTTCCATTGTTGGAACATTTTTGATCCTTTATTTTTCGGGCTTTACTTTAAATCTATTTACTTTGTTGGCTTTGACCCTTTCCATTTCCATCGTTGTCGACGATGCGATTATGTTACTTGAAAATATCGTGCGCCATTACCGCATGGGTAAGGGTTCGGCTAAGGCTGCTTCAGATGGATCAAAGGAAGTATTGCCTGCGGCGATCGCCGCAACATTAGCAGTTGTTGCCGTGTTCTTGCCGGTGATATTCATGGAAGGCATTATTGGAAAGTTCTTCTTCCAATTTGGTGTCACCATGAGTGCCGCGGTTTTGATTTCCTTACTTGAAGCTGTGACGATCACACCCATGCGTGCAGCAGCGTTCTTAGGCAGTGAGCCTAAGGTTTCTAAGCTTGAACATTGGTTGGATCAGCTTTTTGAAAAGTTCGCTCATTCTTATAGAGGGGTCTTGCACCACACTTTAAATTGGAAGTGGGTCATCGTTGGAAGTTCGATGGTGTTCTTCGTGGTTTCGTTATTCTTGATCACGAAAGTTCGCCAAGAGTTCGTGCCGCCACAAGATCAAGATATTATTATCGTGCAGGCACAGACTCCTCCGGGAACTTCGTTGCAGGCTACCAGCGCTAAAGCTGGCGAAGTTGAAGAGATTTTGCGCGGAAATAAAAACATCAAAGGCTTCTTTGTATCCGTCGGCGGTGGCGGTGGTGGTTCAAGTGTGAATCAGGTGTTCATGCCAGTGACATTGCTTCCCCGTGAAGAACGATCGCAGAATCACACTGAGATCATGAATGACCTGCGGGGGCAGTTTAAGAAAATTAAAGGTGCTCGCATTACTATGCGTGACGTTTCTGCTCGTAACTTGGCTTCCGGCAGACAAAATCCTTTGGCGATCAATTTGCGCGGACCGGATTTAAATGTTTTACAGGCGAAATCCCAGGAACTGATAGATCGCTTGTCGAAGGAAAACCTGGCTGTAGATTTGGATACGGATTTCCGCATGGGTATCCCAGAGCTTGTCCTAGTTCCAAATCGTAAAGCGATGTCAGAACGTGGCGTTTCCGTTCAAGACGTGGGCGAAGTTCTTTCTGCCGGTGTTGGTGGCCTTCGCCAAGGTCGCTACACAGCTGATGGTCGTCGTTACGATATTCGCTTTAAAATTAAAGAAGAATACATTCAAGCTCCGGAAGATTTTAAGAAGCTGTATGTTCGTAATAACTTCGGGAATTTAATTCCGCTTTCACAGTTGGTCTTTATTAAGGAAGAAAAATCCATTCAAGGAATCAGCCGCGTGAATCGTCAGCGTGCGATTTCTGTGTTTGGTAACTTGGCTCCGGGTGAATCGCAGGCGCGGGTATTGGATCGCACTGCTGAAATCGCGAAAGAGATTTTGCCAGTGGGATATTCGTTTGCTTTTGAAGGAGCCTCTGCCGGATTCGCTGAATCTTTTAAAAGTCTTTATACTGCGTTGTTGATCGGTATCTTAGTGGCCTTCTTGATCCTGGCGATTCAGTTCAACTCATTCGTGCATCCAATTTCGGTTCTTGTTGCCTTACCATTCTCGGTGACCGGGGCCTTGATCGCATTGTGGATGTTCGACGTGTCTTTGAATCTATTTAGCTTTATCGGTTTGATTGTATTGATGGGTATTGCGAAAAAGAACTCGATCTTGTTGGTGGAATTCACCAATCAGGTTCGTAAGCACGGCGAAAAGGATATCGAAAAGGCATTGCTTGAAGCCTGCCCGATTCGTCTGCGTCCGATCTTAATGACTTCGGTTGCGACCATCGCTGCCGCTGCACCTTTGGTATTTGGCAGTGGGATTGGTGCAGAAACTCGTTTGCCGATGGGTTTATCGATTATCGGTGGTACAGTTGTTTCGACCTTGCTAACTTTGTTTGTGGTACCGGCGCTTTATCTTTTGCTTTCAAGATTTGAGAGCAAGAAGAAGCCTGCGGAGCTTTAG
- a CDS encoding LysM peptidoglycan-binding domain-containing protein — translation MRRLFTLFVVLALLAGCAHNSNVGTAPKNSAGTGSEGELKDISSFRLSDPEGPKVVDQELESIPTEVNPLVEKWIAYFQGRGRPHMERYLARSTRYEKLMKKVLRDNGLPEDLFYIALIESGFSSKATSHASAVGYWQFIRGTGKRYGLEISAFVDERRDPVFATQAAAEYFKGLYSVFGSWYLAMASYNVGENRVKREVMNHYTRDFWELARKKRLPKETINYVPKFIAAKMIGKDPAKYGFDDIDYLPPIEFDHITVAKSVNLRQMSEKLNLNYEDFKALNPKFKGEIATLKGSELVLRIPPGTSETALVAANESFVDNVQFVADSGDTQVYRIRRGDTLSTVARRYRTTVAYLRDLNDISRRKALRVGMRIYVPDRTPLKERSSLRTSTVAKKSAPAVTVSSDGRYYIVQSGDSLFTIARKYSTSVSELQRLNAIKRGRTLKVGMKIKIPSPDNNSSAREVSKSKVHVVRRGENLSEIAAKYKVSLSDIKQKNKIRNPASLVVGSRITIPTEMNQ, via the coding sequence ATGAGGAGACTTTTTACATTGTTTGTGGTCCTGGCCCTTTTGGCAGGATGTGCGCATAATAGTAACGTGGGCACAGCGCCAAAAAATTCAGCAGGTACCGGTTCGGAAGGTGAACTTAAAGATATCAGTTCCTTCCGTTTGTCAGATCCCGAAGGCCCTAAGGTCGTCGATCAAGAGTTAGAGTCTATTCCTACAGAAGTAAACCCACTGGTTGAAAAATGGATTGCCTATTTCCAAGGACGCGGTCGTCCTCATATGGAAAGATATTTGGCGCGTTCGACTCGCTATGAAAAGTTGATGAAGAAAGTTTTGCGCGACAACGGGTTGCCTGAAGATCTTTTCTATATCGCTTTGATCGAATCGGGTTTTAGTTCAAAGGCGACTTCCCACGCATCAGCGGTTGGTTATTGGCAGTTCATTCGCGGAACGGGTAAACGCTATGGTTTAGAAATCAGTGCCTTCGTGGATGAAAGAAGAGACCCTGTGTTCGCAACTCAAGCAGCTGCTGAATATTTCAAAGGTCTTTATAGCGTGTTTGGTTCTTGGTACTTAGCAATGGCTTCTTACAACGTGGGTGAAAACCGCGTGAAGCGTGAAGTGATGAATCACTATACTCGCGACTTCTGGGAACTGGCTCGTAAAAAGAGACTTCCAAAAGAAACAATCAATTACGTACCAAAATTTATCGCGGCTAAGATGATCGGTAAGGATCCAGCGAAATACGGATTTGATGATATCGATTATTTACCACCGATCGAATTCGATCACATCACTGTGGCTAAATCTGTGAACCTTCGTCAGATGTCTGAAAAATTGAATTTGAACTATGAAGACTTTAAAGCCTTAAATCCTAAGTTTAAGGGTGAGATCGCTACTTTGAAAGGCTCTGAACTAGTTCTGCGTATTCCTCCGGGAACTTCAGAGACAGCTTTAGTAGCTGCTAATGAAAGCTTCGTTGATAATGTTCAATTCGTAGCTGACTCTGGCGACACCCAAGTTTATCGCATCCGTCGTGGTGACACTTTAAGTACGGTAGCTCGTCGTTACCGCACGACGGTAGCTTACCTTCGTGATTTGAATGATATTTCTCGTCGTAAAGCTTTGCGCGTGGGTATGAGAATCTACGTTCCAGATCGTACGCCGCTTAAAGAGCGTTCTTCTTTACGTACTTCAACGGTAGCGAAGAAATCGGCTCCGGCTGTGACTGTGAGTTCTGATGGTCGTTACTACATCGTTCAATCTGGTGACTCTTTGTTCACGATTGCTCGTAAGTATTCAACAAGTGTATCTGAGCTTCAACGTTTGAACGCCATCAAACGCGGTCGTACTTTGAAAGTGGGAATGAAAATTAAGATTCCGTCTCCGGATAACAACTCTTCTGCTCGTGAGGTTTCTAAAAGCAAAGTTCACGTCGTTAGAAGAGGCGAAAATCTGTCTGAGATCGCTGCGAAATACAAGGTTTCATTAAGCGATATCAAGCAGAAGAACAAAATCCGCAATCCAGCATCGTTAGTGGTTGGATCACGAATCACGATTCCGACTGAAATGAATCAGTAA
- a CDS encoding Mrp/NBP35 family ATP-binding protein yields MAAPNPFEKQTAIPGVKHIIAVSSGKGGVGKSTVATNLAMALGKKSRVGLLDADIYGPSVPRMLGTIGQKPHINPETNQLEPITRYGIKLMSIGYLIEENAAVVWRGPMLFKAMDQFLRDVNWGELDYLVVDLPPGTGDIQLTLAQKVPVAGAVVVSTPQNVALLDVKKAVDMFERVAVPLLGMVENMAYMINPANGEKMQLFPKGEMDSYADAKGIRKLGEVPFNPSVGMACEAGIPIVEANANGAEAKEFMKIADKIREILP; encoded by the coding sequence ATGGCAGCCCCAAATCCCTTCGAAAAACAGACAGCAATTCCCGGAGTGAAACATATTATTGCCGTGAGTTCCGGAAAAGGCGGCGTGGGTAAAAGTACAGTCGCTACTAATTTGGCTATGGCCCTTGGGAAAAAATCCCGCGTGGGTCTGCTTGATGCTGACATCTACGGTCCGAGTGTTCCTCGTATGTTAGGCACAATTGGACAAAAACCTCATATTAACCCAGAAACAAATCAACTTGAGCCAATCACTCGCTACGGCATCAAACTAATGAGCATCGGTTACTTGATCGAAGAAAACGCCGCAGTAGTTTGGCGTGGACCGATGTTGTTCAAAGCCATGGATCAATTCCTCAGAGACGTAAACTGGGGCGAGCTTGATTACTTAGTTGTGGATCTTCCACCAGGCACTGGCGATATCCAGCTAACTCTTGCGCAAAAAGTTCCAGTAGCGGGAGCGGTGGTAGTATCAACTCCACAAAACGTAGCGTTGCTTGACGTAAAAAAAGCCGTCGACATGTTCGAACGCGTAGCAGTTCCATTGTTAGGCATGGTTGAAAACATGGCCTACATGATCAACCCGGCAAACGGCGAAAAAATGCAACTCTTCCCTAAAGGAGAAATGGATTCCTACGCTGATGCAAAAGGCATCCGCAAACTTGGCGAAGTTCCATTCAACCCATCAGTAGGAATGGCCTGCGAAGCAGGAATCCCCATCGTAGAAGCCAACGCCAACGGAGCAGAAGCAAAAGAATTCATGAAGATCGCCGACAAAATCCGCGAAATCCTTCCGTAA
- a CDS encoding HNH endonuclease codes for MNPLSRLSNLELETRLKDLVQKERKLLHVILEHIREIDARKLYLEKAYSSIYEYLTKELGYSGSAAMRRLEAARLMRDVPEIAERIQEGSLNLSQIGELSRAVKEKEKMSGDKVSPLQKQELIAMVSGRTTQEAQHELARILDLPIKEFDEQRVQKDESVRLEITLSKNQYEKLMQCKDLAAHILLEGNGSVSMTDVIEFLANHYLDKKIKKTKNKSVKQTAKVDRPLENQVVPRNPHSPCSSQEPKSSKPAIITTETVVERKSVTPKLRRLIFQRDKCCQYVDLKSGKQCKSTFALQVDHRMSKWAGGGNHLNNLQLLCAQHNRNKYISEAGLRKRYSE; via the coding sequence ATGAATCCACTTTCGCGTTTATCAAATCTTGAACTTGAAACTCGTTTGAAAGATTTAGTGCAAAAAGAAAGAAAGCTTTTACATGTGATTTTAGAACACATTCGCGAAATCGATGCGCGTAAACTTTATTTGGAAAAAGCTTATTCATCTATCTATGAATATTTGACGAAAGAACTTGGCTATTCGGGATCAGCGGCTATGCGCAGATTGGAGGCTGCTCGTTTGATGCGAGATGTGCCTGAAATCGCTGAACGCATTCAAGAGGGCTCATTGAACCTTTCGCAAATCGGCGAGCTTTCGCGCGCCGTGAAAGAAAAAGAGAAAATGAGCGGCGATAAAGTATCACCGTTGCAGAAACAAGAATTGATCGCAATGGTAAGTGGAAGGACGACTCAAGAAGCTCAGCATGAACTCGCACGAATCCTCGACTTACCTATTAAAGAGTTTGATGAGCAAAGAGTCCAAAAAGATGAATCCGTGCGTTTAGAAATCACTTTATCTAAAAATCAGTACGAAAAATTGATGCAATGTAAAGATCTGGCTGCTCATATTCTTTTGGAGGGTAATGGTTCAGTCTCCATGACTGATGTTATCGAATTCCTAGCAAATCATTATTTGGATAAGAAAATCAAAAAAACTAAAAACAAATCGGTAAAGCAAACTGCAAAAGTCGACAGACCATTAGAAAATCAAGTTGTACCAAGAAATCCGCATAGTCCTTGTTCTTCGCAAGAACCCAAATCTTCCAAGCCTGCAATAATCACCACCGAAACGGTGGTAGAAAGAAAATCGGTAACTCCAAAATTGCGTAGGTTGATTTTTCAGCGAGATAAGTGCTGTCAGTATGTTGATTTGAAATCTGGTAAGCAGTGTAAAAGTACCTTTGCTCTTCAGGTAGATCATAGAATGTCTAAGTGGGCTGGAGGCGGTAATCATTTAAATAATCTTCAGCTTCTGTGCGCCCAACATAATCGAAACAAATATATATCTGAAGCAGGTCTTCGAAAAAGATATTCTGAATAG
- a CDS encoding photosynthetic reaction center cytochrome c subunit family protein, translated as MRRISTVLVLVLAVLFTGSVVQSQSVAKFVTKEEKIREEMITISRELGVTCAECHNVQNFRDDSKKNFKVSKEHMRLTQMLKDNGFDGKKGPMATCYMCHRGKLVPDYKEPVKAKAH; from the coding sequence ATGCGTCGCATTTCTACAGTTTTAGTCTTAGTTTTGGCGGTTTTATTCACGGGCTCCGTGGTCCAATCTCAATCAGTTGCTAAATTTGTAACTAAAGAAGAAAAAATCCGCGAAGAGATGATCACGATTTCTCGCGAGCTGGGTGTGACTTGCGCTGAATGCCACAACGTTCAAAATTTCCGCGACGATTCTAAGAAAAATTTTAAAGTCAGCAAAGAGCACATGAGGCTTACCCAAATGCTGAAAGACAATGGCTTTGACGGAAAAAAGGGCCCCATGGCCACATGTTACATGTGTCACCGTGGTAAGCTCGTTCCTGATTACAAGGAACCCGTAAAAGCCAAAGCTCACTAA
- a CDS encoding transglycosylase SLT domain-containing protein, giving the protein MNKKMISGLLLCSLSASSVLAQVQTVHVSKDIPSKKIVDLYQIMSNQEPKNLKPMARLKDHEIHLRWSECASLAPSVFAINTSLRGWIGLTWLHCISKQQKKKKDVAALERALGTLQGNKHLFTDGPWSVDLARNYLALKLEHLDDLVGRKLGKASDLEELLAGPFELSKDQKSKVYSLLGDMALNKSDTAQAQFFFEEAQSYKDTSYIEDRLDFIERTKKKADAVTESSAELPPVPKTVVVDPEINLELKIQQDLKRGDPTAAVKSAVTLLNQFPGSSQAKRVKDKPLEIYNTLSDDFKTRALAEMGEADSVRLLEWAQSLHRRGDYSASLHFASKYLEKNPAAEKTTSAHWIIGRSAHFVGNYDLALEHFQKLISFHNGSDESSEALLRAGLIYYRKKDFLTASTHFDRLFQQDKDKYDLNAQYWLVRSLQALKAERAKEVAEKLMQRYPFSYYGLRLRAESENGKLKWPEVKEKPKNTAEGFYLVGKQKDTWKRFSILSDAGWVVEAHYEVPNLPFVKDPTLKIKMAEKMAERMQFFTAIRWTNDALEADPLLRQEQFIKFAYPKVFEDVYKKEGERYGIHPSLLRSLTRQESGFHLQAVSTSNALGLMQMIPSTAQEVARKLSLRIEIPEDMFRPEINIPMGSSYVSQMLVQFQNNVPFALAAYNAGPHRLKIWMNSRSEISELVTRPSGEVLDEVWFDELPWTETSFYVKAILRNVLLYRLVEDREISLKPVLWQDLLYKKAK; this is encoded by the coding sequence ATGAATAAAAAAATGATTTCTGGTTTGCTACTTTGCAGTCTTTCCGCTTCATCTGTCTTAGCACAAGTGCAGACGGTTCACGTGAGTAAAGATATCCCATCAAAGAAAATCGTCGATCTTTATCAAATTATGTCCAACCAAGAGCCTAAAAACCTAAAACCTATGGCGCGTTTAAAGGACCATGAAATTCATCTACGCTGGTCTGAATGTGCAAGCCTGGCACCGTCAGTTTTTGCGATCAATACTTCTTTACGCGGATGGATTGGGCTGACGTGGTTGCATTGTATATCAAAGCAGCAGAAAAAGAAAAAAGACGTCGCTGCCTTGGAAAGAGCCCTTGGCACCTTGCAGGGGAATAAGCATCTTTTCACAGACGGTCCGTGGTCAGTAGATTTAGCGCGAAACTATTTAGCTTTGAAGCTAGAGCACTTAGATGATCTTGTCGGAAGAAAATTGGGCAAAGCCTCTGATTTAGAAGAACTTTTAGCTGGCCCCTTTGAGCTGTCAAAAGATCAAAAGTCCAAGGTTTATTCTTTATTAGGAGATATGGCTCTTAATAAGTCCGATACGGCGCAAGCTCAGTTCTTTTTTGAAGAAGCGCAAAGTTATAAAGACACTTCGTATATTGAAGACCGTTTGGATTTCATCGAAAGAACAAAGAAGAAGGCCGATGCCGTCACTGAAAGTTCTGCAGAGCTTCCGCCAGTTCCTAAAACCGTTGTTGTTGATCCGGAGATCAATCTTGAATTAAAAATCCAACAAGATCTAAAGCGCGGTGATCCGACCGCGGCAGTGAAATCTGCTGTCACCTTGTTAAATCAATTTCCTGGCAGTTCCCAAGCAAAACGAGTGAAGGATAAGCCTTTAGAGATTTACAATACATTATCAGATGATTTTAAAACTCGAGCGTTGGCAGAAATGGGCGAAGCGGATTCAGTTCGTCTGTTAGAGTGGGCGCAAAGCCTGCATCGCCGTGGCGATTACAGTGCTAGTTTGCACTTTGCCTCTAAATATTTAGAAAAAAATCCCGCTGCAGAAAAGACAACAAGTGCCCATTGGATTATCGGTCGGTCTGCGCATTTTGTTGGTAACTATGATTTGGCATTAGAGCATTTTCAAAAGTTGATCTCGTTCCATAATGGCTCAGATGAATCTTCAGAGGCTTTGTTACGAGCAGGGTTGATTTATTATCGTAAAAAGGATTTTCTGACAGCAAGTACTCACTTTGATCGCTTGTTTCAGCAGGATAAAGACAAATATGATCTGAACGCGCAGTACTGGCTGGTTCGCTCTTTACAAGCTTTAAAGGCAGAACGCGCTAAAGAAGTCGCGGAAAAACTTATGCAGCGCTATCCTTTTTCATACTATGGTTTGCGTCTGCGCGCAGAGTCTGAAAATGGAAAACTAAAATGGCCCGAGGTGAAAGAAAAACCAAAAAACACGGCCGAGGGTTTTTATTTGGTGGGAAAACAAAAAGACACTTGGAAAAGATTTAGCATTTTATCTGATGCAGGGTGGGTGGTGGAGGCTCATTATGAAGTTCCTAACCTGCCATTTGTGAAAGATCCGACGTTAAAGATTAAAATGGCTGAGAAAATGGCAGAGCGCATGCAGTTTTTTACGGCGATTCGTTGGACCAATGATGCTTTGGAAGCCGACCCGTTGCTGCGCCAAGAACAATTTATTAAGTTCGCCTATCCAAAAGTATTTGAAGACGTTTATAAAAAAGAAGGGGAGCGCTACGGAATTCATCCTTCTTTGTTGCGCAGTTTGACTCGGCAGGAAAGTGGTTTTCATTTACAGGCCGTTTCAACTTCGAACGCCTTGGGATTAATGCAGATGATTCCCTCGACAGCGCAAGAAGTCGCGCGCAAATTAAGTCTGCGCATCGAAATTCCGGAAGACATGTTCAGGCCTGAGATCAATATTCCGATGGGTTCTTCTTATGTGTCCCAGATGTTGGTCCAGTTTCAGAACAATGTGCCGTTTGCGCTCGCAGCTTATAATGCAGGTCCCCATCGTCTGAAAATTTGGATGAATAGCAGAAGTGAAATCAGCGAACTTGTCACTCGTCCCAGCGGTGAAGTGCTTGATGAGGTGTGGTTTGACGAACTTCCATGGACAGAGACCAGCTTTTATGTGAAAGCCATACTCCGCAACGTTTTGCTCTATCGTCTCGTCGAGGATAGGGAAATCTCTTTAAAACCCGTCTTATGGCAGGATTTGCTGTATAAAAAGGCAAAATAA